From Streptomyces sp. CMB-StM0423, a single genomic window includes:
- a CDS encoding NAD(P)/FAD-dependent oxidoreductase codes for MSTTERPRILVVGGGYVGLYAARRILKKMRYGEASVTVVDPRSYMTYQPFLPEAAAGSISPRHVVVPLRQVLPGAEVLTGRVTSIDQDRKVAVVAPIVGTPYEVPFDLLIVALGAVSRTFPIPGLAENGIGMKGVEEAIGLRNHVLEQLDKAESTNDADTRRKALTFVFVGGGFAGAETIGEIEDLARDAAKYYPSIKREDMRFVLVDAADKILPEVGPALGKWGLKHLQQRGIEVYLDTSLESCVDGRVVLKNGLEVDSHTIVWTAGVKPHPVLKEYGLPLGPKGHVDTAATLQVQGTDYIWAAGDNAQIPDLAARAAGAENAWCPPNAQHALRQAKLLGDNVVAELRGFPQRQYRHKNKGAVAGLGLHKGVAMINVLGRSLKFKGRLAWYMHRGYHGLAVPTWNRKIRVFMDWTLGVFLKREVVSLGAMESPRDEFYEAAAPVTAAARAQHDQSVRDGEATREQQHARGAAGLPPAEDGRDERSREERSREAARAS; via the coding sequence ATGAGCACTACGGAGCGTCCCAGGATCCTCGTAGTAGGCGGCGGTTACGTCGGCCTTTACGCGGCGCGCCGCATCCTGAAGAAGATGCGGTACGGGGAGGCGTCGGTCACCGTCGTCGACCCGCGCTCGTACATGACGTACCAGCCGTTCCTCCCCGAGGCGGCCGCCGGCAGCATCTCCCCCCGGCACGTCGTGGTGCCGCTGCGCCAGGTCCTTCCCGGCGCCGAGGTGCTCACCGGCCGCGTCACCTCCATCGACCAGGACCGCAAGGTCGCGGTTGTCGCACCCATCGTCGGCACTCCTTACGAGGTGCCGTTCGACCTCCTGATCGTCGCCCTCGGTGCCGTCTCCCGCACCTTCCCGATCCCCGGCCTCGCCGAGAACGGCATCGGCATGAAGGGCGTCGAGGAGGCCATCGGGCTCCGCAACCACGTGCTGGAGCAGCTCGACAAGGCGGAGTCCACCAACGACGCCGACACCAGGCGCAAGGCGCTCACCTTCGTCTTCGTCGGCGGCGGCTTCGCCGGCGCAGAGACCATCGGCGAGATCGAGGACCTGGCGCGTGACGCCGCCAAGTACTACCCCTCGATCAAGCGCGAGGACATGCGCTTCGTCCTCGTCGACGCCGCCGACAAGATCCTCCCGGAGGTCGGCCCCGCGCTCGGCAAGTGGGGGCTGAAGCACCTCCAGCAGCGCGGCATCGAGGTCTACCTCGACACCTCCCTGGAGTCGTGCGTCGACGGCCGCGTCGTGCTCAAGAACGGCCTGGAGGTCGACTCCCACACCATCGTGTGGACCGCGGGCGTCAAGCCGCACCCGGTGCTGAAGGAGTACGGCCTGCCGCTCGGCCCCAAGGGGCACGTCGACACCGCCGCCACCCTCCAGGTCCAGGGCACCGACTACATCTGGGCCGCCGGCGACAACGCCCAGATCCCCGACCTCGCCGCCCGCGCGGCCGGCGCCGAGAACGCCTGGTGCCCGCCGAACGCCCAGCACGCCCTGCGGCAGGCCAAGCTCCTCGGCGACAACGTCGTGGCGGAGCTGCGCGGCTTCCCGCAGCGCCAGTACCGGCACAAGAACAAGGGCGCCGTCGCCGGGCTCGGCCTGCACAAGGGCGTAGCGATGATCAACGTGCTCGGCCGGTCCCTGAAGTTCAAGGGCCGCCTCGCCTGGTACATGCACCGTGGCTACCACGGCCTCGCCGTGCCCACCTGGAACCGCAAGATCCGGGTCTTCATGGACTGGACGCTCGGCGTCTTCCTCAAGCGCGAGGTCGTCTCGCTGGGTGCCATGGAATCGCCGCGGGACGAGTTCTACGAGGCCGCCGCGCCGGTCACCGCCGCCGCCCGGGCCCAGCACGACCAGTCCGTACGCGACGGAGAGGCGACGCGGGAGCAGCAGCATGCCCGCGGCGCCGCCGGCCTGCCGCCCGCCGAGGACGGCCGCGACGAGCGCAGTCGCGAGGAGCGCAGCCGCGAGGCGGCCCGCGCCTCCTGA
- a CDS encoding SAM-dependent methyltransferase: MPHGAAPRLAALAEELLGGPLPIRIRAWDRSEAGPEGAPVLVVRHRRALRRILWRPGELGLARAWVAGEIDVEGDLYAALDRLAGLLWERGPDAPRPRPARLAAAARGALALARPLPPPPPPPEEVRRHKVRGALHTLRSDKAAVSHHYDVGNDFYSLVLGPSMVYSCAYWHEDGTLEDAQAAKLDLVCRKLGLREGDRLLDVGCGWGSMVLHAAREYGVRAVGITLSREQAAYARKRVADAGLGDRIEIRVQDYRETADGPYDAISSIGMAEHVGSQRYGEYARGLHRLLRPGGRLLNHQIARRPLADEEDYVIDEFIDAYVFPDGELSPLSTTVDQLERAGFEVRDTQALREHYALTLRRWVANLEARWAQAVTLTSPGRARVWRLYMAASALSFEHNRIGVNQVLAVRTPASGDSGVPLRQPRWR, translated from the coding sequence ATGCCCCACGGAGCCGCGCCCCGGCTCGCCGCCCTCGCGGAAGAGCTGCTCGGAGGCCCGCTGCCGATCCGTATCCGCGCCTGGGACCGCTCGGAAGCCGGTCCCGAGGGCGCCCCCGTCCTCGTCGTACGCCACCGCAGAGCGCTGCGCCGCATCCTGTGGCGGCCCGGCGAACTCGGCCTCGCCCGCGCCTGGGTCGCCGGCGAGATCGACGTCGAAGGCGACCTGTACGCCGCCCTCGACCGGCTCGCGGGACTCCTCTGGGAACGCGGCCCCGATGCCCCCCGCCCCCGCCCGGCCCGCCTCGCCGCCGCCGCCCGCGGCGCCCTCGCCCTCGCCCGGCCGCTGCCCCCGCCCCCGCCGCCGCCCGAGGAGGTGCGCCGGCACAAGGTCCGCGGCGCCCTGCACACCCTGCGCAGCGACAAGGCCGCCGTCAGCCACCACTACGACGTCGGCAACGACTTCTACTCCCTCGTCCTCGGCCCGTCCATGGTCTACTCCTGCGCCTACTGGCACGAGGACGGCACCCTGGAGGACGCCCAGGCCGCCAAGCTCGACCTCGTGTGCCGCAAGCTCGGCCTCAGGGAGGGCGACCGGCTGCTCGACGTCGGCTGCGGCTGGGGCTCGATGGTGCTGCACGCGGCGCGCGAATACGGCGTACGCGCCGTCGGCATCACGCTCTCCCGCGAACAGGCCGCGTACGCGCGCAAGCGGGTGGCCGACGCAGGACTCGGCGACCGCATCGAGATCCGGGTACAGGACTACCGCGAGACGGCCGACGGCCCGTACGACGCGATCTCCTCCATCGGCATGGCCGAGCACGTCGGCTCCCAGCGCTACGGCGAGTACGCCCGCGGCCTCCACCGGCTGCTGCGCCCCGGCGGCCGGCTGCTCAACCACCAGATCGCCCGCCGTCCGCTGGCGGATGAAGAGGACTACGTCATCGACGAGTTCATCGACGCGTACGTCTTCCCCGACGGGGAGCTGTCGCCCCTCAGCACGACGGTGGACCAGTTGGAGCGCGCGGGCTTCGAGGTGCGCGACACCCAGGCGCTGCGCGAGCACTACGCGCTGACGCTGCGCCGCTGGGTGGCGAACCTGGAGGCCCGCTGGGCTCAGGCCGTGACCCTGACCTCGCCGGGGCGGGCGCGGGTGTGGCGGCTGTACATGGCGGCGTCGGCGCTGTCCTTCGAGCACAACCGGATCGGCGTGAACCAGGTGCTGGCGGTACGGACCCCGGCGTCGGGCGACTCGGGGGTGCCGCTGCGGCAGCCGCGGTGGCGCTGA